Proteins encoded by one window of Melospiza melodia melodia isolate bMelMel2 chromosome 9, bMelMel2.pri, whole genome shotgun sequence:
- the LBX1 gene encoding transcription factor LBX1 — translation MTSKEEPKPSSGEERRRSPLDHLPPPANSNKPLTPFSIEDILNKPSVRRSYTLCGTAHLLSAAEKHPPAGLPLSGRALLSQTSPLCALEELASKTFKGLEVSVLQAAEGRDGMTIFGQRQTPKKRRKSRTAFTNHQIYELEKRFLYQKYLSPADRDQIAQQLGLTNAQVITWFQNRRAKLKRDLEEMKADVESAKKLGPNPAVDIVALAELEPSAEGRGKARPGSPPPPPPAAAREPGAPPPPRPASPPTERPRSRRDSEEEEEEEEEDVEIDVDD, via the exons ATGACTTCCAAAGAAGAACCCAAGCCCTCTTCGGGGGAAGAACGGCGGCGGAGCCCCTTGGATCACCTCCCACCGCCGGCCAACTCCAACAAGCCCCTCACCCCCTTCAGCATCGAGGACATCCTCAACAAGCCCTCGGTGCGGAGGAGTTACACCCTCTGCGGAACGGCCCACCTCCTCTCCGCCGCCGAGAAGCACCCCCCGGCCGGGCTGCCCCTCTCCGGCCGGGCGCTGCTCTCCCAGACCTCGCCCCTCTGCGCCCTGGAAGAGCTGGCCAGCAAGACCTTCAAGGGGCTGGAAGTCAGCGTGCTGCAGGCGGCCGAAG GCCGGGACGGGATGACCATCTTCGGGCAGCGGCAAACGCCGAAGAAGCGTCGGAAGTCGCGGACGGCCTTCACCAACCACCAGATCTACGAGCTGGAGAAGCGGTTCCTCTACCAAAAATACCTGTCGCCGGCGGACCGGGACCAGATCGCCCAGCAGCTGGGGCTCACCAACGCCCAGGTCATCACCTGGTTTCAGAACCGCCGCGCCAAGCTCAAGAGAGACCTGGAGGAGATGAAGGCCGACGTGGAATCGGCCAAAAAGCTGGGCCCCAACCCCGCCGTGGACATCGTGGCCTTGGCCGAGCTGGAGCCCAGCGCCGAGGGACGGGGCAAGGCGCGGCCCgggtccccgccgccgccgccccccgccgccgcccgggagccaggcgctccgccgccgccccgccccgcctcgCCCCCCACGGAgcggccccgcagccgccgggacagcgaggaggaggaggaagaggaggaggaggacgtggAGATCGACGTGGATGACTGA